From the genome of Halobacteriovorax marinus SJ:
TTTCTATGAATTAGATCATCGGTAATTTTTATAACGCATATTGTCATATGCTTTTATTTAGGCCATAAGTGCAGAGCTTTAACGAAAGGATCTGCATATGATGAAACGTATTCTTCTATCTAGCTCTGTGCTCTTAGCACTAAGTACACCGGCGATGGCCAACTTAAAGAGTGACTGGGAAAAGATATTAAATAACTACAATATGTCACCTCAGTATCATTCATTTTGCTATAGCAATGAAGCTGGACAGGCCCAGGGATCTAATCCTCATATGAAAGTAAGACTTGCGTCTGTTTCAAAGTTAATTACCAGCTACTGGGCAAGTGAATCACTTGGAGCTGATTATCAATATAAAAGCGAATTCTACCTAGATGGAAAACACCTACATATTGCTGGTGATAAAGACCCTATCTACTCAAAGAGAAAGCTCTTCTTTCTCTTATCTCAGCTCAATAACCTTGGGATACATGAATTAGATAAAATTACTTTTGATAGCAACCTCATTGTCTTCTCTAAAGCAGAAGAGTACACAGGTGATATTCTACGTATGACTAGCGCTAGAACAGCGGCAAACCTAAAGGACTTCTTTCACACTCCAGATTGGAATAAGTTGAAAGTGGCCTATAGAGATTTTATTAAATCTACGCCCAAAGAAGTTATCGATCACCTTCAAATTAGAGAAGAATTAGATGATTTAGATTTAAGTGTGAAGTCAGTGCAAGTTGTAAAAGAGAACCCGCTTAAAGATGTCTCCGAGGCAAAGAAGATGATTCACCTCTCACCAGAGATCATTAAGTACTTAA
Proteins encoded in this window:
- a CDS encoding D-alanyl-D-alanine carboxypeptidase, which encodes MMKRILLSSSVLLALSTPAMANLKSDWEKILNNYNMSPQYHSFCYSNEAGQAQGSNPHMKVRLASVSKLITSYWASESLGADYQYKSEFYLDGKHLHIAGDKDPIYSKRKLFFLLSQLNNLGIHELDKITFDSNLIVFSKAEEYTGDILRMTSARTAANLKDFFHTPDWNKLKVAYRDFIKSTPKEVIDHLQIREELDDLDLSVKSVQVVKENPLKDVSEAKKMIHLSPEIIKYLKAMNIQSNNFIADQVFNKLGGESEFDKFIAPKLKEWLPNLDIDRENFSANELSIKLYSGSGLPEYKSSQRLDNYATCSIIVKIIEELDKSLDLAGKSLQQMVAVSGSDIDKSGPTKSTIRARFLSPKVKNSLVVKTGTLFHTSTLAGKVSTQQGSKYFGVFHQLRGWKGHAKASQDEIVKKIVDSYGGAEKLEYQKEFFFPAHEVLR